The following are encoded in a window of Sutcliffiella horikoshii genomic DNA:
- a CDS encoding acyltransferase family protein, translated as MPKAKTQQLHLIQLLRAVAILFVMLGHLNGLLYKRYAQDWFGMGEWGRTGGVDMFFVISGFMIAYLYKHKIGESGQAGIFLQKRITRIIPYYWLTTFGVLSVLLIFPYFGEQLSISYVIKSMFLLSDDPILTVAWSLTHIFFFYFMFTLLLFRPTIGRLAIAIYLTVIITSYFIDFFPENMLAATLLNVSNLTIWLGAFVAFFLSTSRVKVNSLIGGALTVIGIAGFLFLWTNNTIRFLNIEQGTIRPLLYGISSCFLVAGLASIDLYQKTRVNKLLDYIGKASFSIFLTHSLFLMLFIILLIENVKIQEVIGWDLTMIVILLLTTIGGLLAYQFVEKPLNKRLNSLLNRNKMHHHLAVPAKKIS; from the coding sequence ATGCCAAAGGCAAAAACCCAACAACTCCACCTTATCCAGCTACTTCGCGCAGTCGCCATCCTTTTCGTCATGTTAGGTCATCTCAACGGACTTCTTTACAAAAGATATGCCCAGGACTGGTTCGGCATGGGCGAATGGGGGAGAACAGGCGGGGTGGACATGTTTTTTGTCATTAGTGGGTTCATGATTGCTTATTTATACAAGCACAAAATAGGGGAGTCCGGACAAGCTGGCATCTTTCTCCAAAAACGCATTACACGGATAATCCCGTATTATTGGCTCACAACCTTTGGAGTACTTTCCGTTCTGCTCATCTTTCCATACTTTGGCGAACAACTCAGTATTTCATATGTGATTAAATCCATGTTTCTCCTATCAGATGATCCGATACTGACAGTCGCATGGTCCTTGACTCACATTTTTTTCTTCTATTTTATGTTCACCTTGCTATTGTTCAGGCCAACTATAGGCAGGCTGGCCATCGCAATTTATCTTACAGTTATCATCACGAGTTACTTCATCGACTTCTTTCCAGAAAATATGCTGGCTGCCACCCTGCTGAATGTCAGCAATCTGACCATATGGCTCGGTGCGTTCGTGGCATTTTTCCTATCAACTTCACGCGTCAAAGTAAACAGCCTAATAGGAGGAGCCCTGACCGTCATAGGAATCGCGGGGTTCCTGTTTCTCTGGACCAACAACACCATTCGGTTCCTAAATATAGAACAAGGAACTATTCGTCCACTTCTATACGGCATCAGCTCATGCTTTCTTGTGGCCGGCTTAGCATCCATTGACCTCTACCAAAAAACTAGAGTCAATAAACTACTCGACTATATCGGAAAAGCATCATTCTCAATTTTCTTAACACACAGCTTGTTTCTCATGCTATTTATCATCCTTTTAATTGAAAACGTAAAAATACAAGAGGTCATCGGTTGGGACCTCACCATGATAGTAATCCTTCTGCTGACCACGATTGGCGGGCTACTGGCTTACCAATTTGTTGAGAAACCATTAAACAAACGATTGAACTCCCTGTTGAACCGCAATAAAATGCACCATCATCTAGCAGTACCAGCAAAAAAAATCTCATGA
- a CDS encoding flagellar hook-basal body protein, with protein MLRGFYTATAGMISQQRRMEMMSNNLSNANTPGYKADQGSLRSFPDMLLQRMEQASGTNTFSPMSNPNDPVRLSTGVYLQETKPKHTQGDLRPTGNDTDLAILNQNLPENASVYFTVEQVDGTPRYTRNGNFSIDSEGYLTTNSGLYVLDENENRIQIRSRSMFVQQDGTILEGDIRNTRLGIALANNPDELVREGNGLYRTAENVPLLQNAVGEPGVNYSISQGHIERSNVDTAQAMSDMTAAYRAFEANQKVIQAYDMSMQKAANEIGRIN; from the coding sequence GTGTTACGTGGATTCTATACTGCAACAGCGGGGATGATTTCTCAGCAACGTCGCATGGAAATGATGTCGAACAATCTGTCTAATGCAAATACGCCTGGTTATAAAGCGGACCAAGGATCATTAAGATCTTTTCCTGATATGCTCTTACAACGAATGGAGCAAGCAAGCGGTACGAATACATTTAGTCCTATGTCAAATCCGAATGATCCGGTACGACTTAGTACAGGTGTGTACCTACAAGAAACAAAGCCTAAGCATACACAGGGGGATTTACGTCCGACTGGAAATGATACAGATCTTGCAATCCTAAATCAAAACCTTCCTGAGAATGCATCGGTTTATTTCACAGTGGAGCAGGTGGATGGCACACCGCGATATACAAGAAACGGGAACTTCTCCATTGATTCTGAAGGTTATTTAACGACCAACAGCGGTCTTTATGTGCTAGATGAAAATGAAAACCGAATTCAGATAAGATCACGCTCTATGTTTGTTCAACAAGACGGCACAATCCTGGAAGGCGATATTCGAAATACTCGACTTGGAATTGCGCTTGCCAATAACCCAGATGAGTTGGTGAGAGAAGGGAATGGGCTGTACCGAACCGCAGAAAACGTTCCTCTTCTTCAAAATGCAGTAGGAGAGCCTGGAGTGAACTATTCCATTTCTCAAGGTCATATTGAACGCTCAAATGTGGACACTGCCCAAGCAATGAGTGATATGACAGCCGCCTACAGAGCATTTGAAGCCAATCAGAAGGTAATTCAAGCGTATGATATGAGCATGCAAAAAGCAGCAAATGAAATTGGCCGCATTAACTAA
- a CDS encoding 3'-5' exonuclease → MFSFAKKHYFPSNLAENIPLSTPVDKLEFTVFDTETTGFNVARDDRLIELGAVKIENLQVIDDSAYQTYINPNRQIPREITELTGITQEQTDTAPQALKAITKLTSMANNTSVCYVGHYVAFDMQAIQAELKRNNLKWKNPKAIDTLDLIGYIAPSYDMRDLEKYARDFGTRIYQRHSALGDALTTAYLFTELLQLSQDRGLKTWGDLLKIKGSQN, encoded by the coding sequence ATGTTCTCATTCGCAAAAAAGCATTATTTCCCGAGCAATTTAGCAGAAAACATCCCACTTTCCACACCTGTCGACAAGCTGGAATTCACCGTATTCGATACCGAAACAACAGGTTTCAACGTTGCCAGGGATGACAGACTAATAGAACTTGGCGCCGTGAAAATAGAGAACCTCCAAGTCATCGACGACAGCGCCTACCAAACATATATCAACCCAAATCGACAAATTCCTCGGGAAATTACCGAGCTAACTGGCATCACACAAGAACAAACAGACACAGCACCACAAGCCCTTAAAGCCATCACCAAACTGACCAGCATGGCCAACAATACATCTGTCTGCTATGTCGGCCACTATGTCGCATTTGATATGCAGGCGATACAAGCAGAACTAAAACGCAACAATCTGAAATGGAAAAACCCTAAAGCCATTGATACACTGGACCTTATCGGCTATATCGCGCCTAGCTACGACATGCGTGATCTGGAGAAGTACGCCAGAGATTTTGGCACGAGAATTTACCAGCGCCATTCTGCCCTCGGGGATGCACTCACTACTGCCTATCTATTCACTGAATTGCTCCAACTAAGCCAAGATAGAGGTTTAAAAACATGGGGCGACTTACTGAAAATTAAAGGAAGCCAAAATTAA
- a CDS encoding DUF4309 domain-containing protein — protein sequence MKHITLSLLVLVLLMSACGAVEVEKEAGKLDNQTVTDTESVEAGEVTDQEDAVEEKKTDADAEPVEEESVDTELANPSMEWAGKWAIDAPAGVYGQLSIYDETDEGFYFNINVSTTHVASLEEVYAIKDGNVARSAEDEYGCILQLHREGNRIETEQTSGCSAWHGAAISFESNFVITEKLTIGTDFSELVKQGKLSQNTYALGTDYGTIVQEVGEANKVYMNAGASMRMHDSLTYGIDAISESGPVLALVASNTDPLTPDEIKSIMGEPESEEISEFDGFYILYYSIDDTYKLVFRMDAETKQLLSVSLGNL from the coding sequence TTGAAACATATTACGTTGTCGCTATTGGTACTCGTGCTGTTAATGAGTGCGTGCGGCGCTGTTGAAGTAGAAAAAGAGGCTGGTAAGTTAGATAACCAAACGGTAACTGATACAGAATCAGTTGAGGCAGGAGAGGTTACGGACCAGGAAGATGCCGTGGAAGAAAAGAAAACTGATGCGGATGCAGAACCGGTTGAAGAGGAATCTGTTGATACTGAACTTGCGAATCCTTCAATGGAATGGGCTGGGAAATGGGCGATAGATGCTCCAGCAGGCGTATATGGACAATTGTCTATTTATGATGAAACAGATGAAGGTTTTTATTTTAATATCAATGTATCCACGACACATGTTGCTTCCTTGGAGGAAGTATATGCAATTAAGGATGGAAATGTTGCGCGTTCTGCTGAAGATGAGTACGGTTGTATACTGCAATTACATAGAGAAGGAAACCGCATTGAAACCGAACAAACTTCTGGTTGCTCAGCATGGCATGGTGCTGCCATTAGCTTTGAATCAAACTTTGTGATTACTGAAAAATTAACGATTGGAACAGACTTTTCTGAACTGGTTAAGCAAGGGAAACTCAGCCAGAACACTTATGCATTGGGGACCGACTACGGAACAATTGTTCAGGAGGTCGGTGAAGCAAACAAAGTTTATATGAACGCTGGAGCAAGTATGAGAATGCACGATTCACTCACTTATGGAATTGATGCGATTTCCGAAAGCGGACCTGTTTTAGCTTTAGTTGCCAGTAATACAGATCCACTGACACCTGATGAAATTAAAAGCATTATGGGTGAGCCAGAATCCGAAGAAATCAGCGAGTTTGATGGCTTTTACATCCTCTACTACTCTATTGATGACACTTACAAACTGGTCTTCCGTATGGATGCGGAAACGAAACAACTGTTAAGTGTTTCCCTCGGTAACCTTTGA
- a CDS encoding DNA-directed RNA polymerase subunit beta, whose amino-acid sequence MEQETGKKSLSREELRKAQKNKESQQEEVSATKGERPKKYKFRIRLIPIWLRLIILVIVMVVAIVAGAMFGYGVLGGGNPMDVLNKETWQHILDLVNKE is encoded by the coding sequence ATGGAGCAAGAAACAGGCAAAAAGAGCTTATCAAGGGAAGAGTTGCGCAAAGCTCAGAAAAATAAAGAAAGTCAGCAAGAAGAAGTAAGTGCAACAAAAGGTGAACGACCGAAAAAATATAAGTTTAGAATCCGACTTATACCTATATGGTTACGTCTAATCATCCTAGTTATTGTAATGGTAGTAGCAATCGTTGCAGGTGCCATGTTTGGCTACGGCGTCCTTGGTGGCGGCAATCCAATGGATGTGCTGAACAAGGAAACGTGGCAACATATTCTCGATCTGGTTAACAAAGAATAA
- a CDS encoding flagellar hook-basal body protein, whose translation MNRIMLNATNTMNQLQKQLDLISHNVANVDTVGYKQRSASFQELLAQQSNNQPLAQYDNQTARQSELGIRVGSGSGLSKTQLHLTQGPMKATDRMLDFALTKEDQFFTVQVTENGQTSTQFTRNGVFYLSPINNAEVMLVTSEGHPVLDSDEQPIILPENVKEVKLQESGILSAVMTDGQAIARELGVAEVIRPQMLETRPGSLYALPQENVANQESVVGFLQGGARQDIRMQQGMLEQSNVDLASEMTEMTLMQRSYQFNAKSVQFADQMMGLVNGLKS comes from the coding sequence ATGAACAGAATCATGCTGAATGCTACTAATACAATGAATCAGTTACAAAAACAACTGGATTTAATCTCACACAATGTGGCGAATGTAGATACAGTCGGATATAAGCAAAGAAGTGCTTCCTTTCAAGAGTTGCTTGCCCAACAATCAAATAACCAGCCATTAGCGCAATATGATAATCAAACGGCCCGTCAATCTGAGCTGGGCATTAGAGTTGGCTCAGGGTCAGGATTAAGTAAAACACAACTTCACTTAACGCAAGGACCTATGAAAGCGACCGATCGTATGTTAGACTTTGCTCTGACAAAGGAAGATCAGTTCTTTACGGTTCAAGTCACGGAAAATGGGCAAACTAGTACACAATTTACACGAAATGGTGTATTCTATTTATCGCCGATTAATAATGCCGAAGTAATGCTTGTTACATCAGAGGGACATCCGGTGCTCGATAGTGACGAGCAGCCAATCATCCTGCCGGAAAATGTGAAAGAAGTCAAACTTCAGGAAAGTGGCATCCTTTCTGCCGTAATGACAGATGGACAAGCCATTGCACGTGAGCTTGGAGTTGCAGAAGTGATTAGACCGCAGATGCTTGAGACAAGACCAGGTTCTCTATATGCACTTCCTCAAGAAAATGTTGCTAATCAAGAATCGGTGGTAGGATTCTTACAAGGTGGAGCACGTCAAGATATCCGTATGCAGCAAGGAATGCTCGAGCAGTCCAATGTTGATCTTGCTTCAGAAATGACGGAAATGACGTTAATGCAGCGTTCTTATCAATTCAATGCTAAATCTGTCCAGTTTGCAGACCAGATGATGGGACTTGTAAACGGATTGAAATCATAA
- a CDS encoding BsuPI-related putative proteinase inhibitor → MYRIGVLLMSLEAKLTYSESGPDSVMLHFVVENTGGSSEKVTFRSGQRYDYILYRDGARVEQFSEGKMFTMIYEEIMVGAGQELSFDIPLKNLQSGHHKVMVWLADSDWPGVRDRLEFDI, encoded by the coding sequence TTGTATAGGATTGGAGTGTTGTTGATGAGTTTAGAAGCCAAGTTGACCTATTCAGAAAGTGGCCCGGATTCGGTCATGTTGCATTTTGTCGTAGAAAATACGGGTGGGTCCAGTGAGAAAGTTACCTTCCGTAGCGGGCAGCGATATGATTATATCTTGTATCGAGATGGTGCTCGGGTTGAACAGTTTTCAGAAGGCAAAATGTTCACGATGATTTATGAGGAGATTATGGTGGGGGCCGGGCAAGAATTGAGTTTTGATATCCCGTTGAAGAATTTGCAGTCTGGCCATCATAAGGTGATGGTGTGGCTGGCGGATTCCGATTGGCCGGGAGTTAGGGACCGGTTGGAATTTGATATCTGA
- the spoIIID gene encoding sporulation transcriptional regulator SpoIIID, which yields MHDYIKERTIKIGKYIVETKKTVRVIAKEFGVSKSTVHKDLTERLPEINPDLANEVKTILDYHKSIRHLRGGEATKMKYKKEEEAVK from the coding sequence GTGCACGATTACATCAAAGAGAGAACTATCAAGATTGGAAAGTATATCGTGGAGACAAAGAAGACAGTTCGCGTGATAGCGAAAGAATTTGGCGTTTCCAAAAGTACTGTCCACAAGGACTTGACCGAACGACTGCCAGAGATCAACCCAGACTTAGCAAACGAAGTCAAAACAATCCTTGATTACCATAAATCCATCAGGCATTTACGGGGCGGCGAAGCAACCAAGATGAAGTACAAGAAGGAAGAGGAAGCCGTAAAATAA
- a CDS encoding acyltransferase family protein: MPSTNHQLLTPTNKRFRTELEGLRAIAALLVAIYHIWLGNVSGGVDVFFVVSGFLITTSLLGRVQREGKIDILDFILGLAKRLFPAAFFVLLVVIVASMLWLPQVQWAQTLQEIFASAFYYQNWQLAFNAVDYLAQNNEASPVHHFWAMSIQGQFYLLWPTVVFGLALLMRKLFNWKFKATLITVLLTVFTASLTYSIYLTSINQAFAYFHTFTRVWEFALGGIVAVLGSQVVLRKSVSFIIGWIGLVAIVMCGIILQVSTVFPGYAALWPTVAAIFIILAGNNGGTFGVHRFLSLKPLAKLGNLSYALYLWHWPILVFYFIISGKETVPLLDGLIIIFASITLSYITTNLIEKPIRSMKKESPKWKRGSVVIACMVPVVLTASLWANQINKAEAELANLVENEEYPGALEAFSNNVVEDVPVLPTPLQAQNDLPKVYEDECHQSLENSEVIACEYGETDNPEYTVALVGGSHSAQWLPALEEFAQEEKIKVINYTKSACRFTGEEVNASTSESCYEWNKELIQTLVSTKPDLVFTTADVGRKAEVPEGFVQQWVTLNEANIPVFALRDNAWFEFNVPSCVEEKGEDSLECAQEREKALPSESPFSKLESVPANVNYVDLTDYLCDEDYCKPVKGNVLVYRDKHHITATYAKTMAPILKKELFAVLNK; encoded by the coding sequence ATGCCATCCACCAACCACCAATTACTAACACCAACCAACAAACGATTTCGCACCGAACTAGAAGGGCTCCGCGCAATTGCAGCCCTCCTAGTCGCGATCTACCATATATGGCTTGGCAACGTCTCAGGAGGAGTAGACGTCTTCTTCGTCGTCTCTGGGTTCCTTATCACCACTTCACTACTAGGAAGAGTCCAACGCGAGGGTAAAATAGACATCCTAGACTTCATCTTAGGCCTTGCAAAGCGACTGTTTCCAGCAGCCTTCTTTGTGCTGCTTGTCGTAATAGTAGCAAGCATGCTCTGGCTGCCACAAGTTCAATGGGCACAGACGCTCCAGGAAATCTTTGCATCTGCTTTCTATTATCAAAACTGGCAGCTGGCCTTTAACGCAGTTGATTATTTGGCGCAAAACAACGAAGCAAGCCCGGTCCACCATTTCTGGGCGATGTCCATTCAAGGGCAATTCTATTTGCTCTGGCCAACTGTTGTATTCGGACTGGCACTACTCATGCGCAAACTATTCAATTGGAAATTTAAAGCGACACTTATCACAGTATTACTTACTGTTTTCACTGCGTCCCTAACATATTCCATCTATCTAACATCCATCAACCAAGCATTTGCCTACTTCCACACATTCACACGTGTATGGGAGTTTGCACTTGGAGGTATAGTCGCAGTACTTGGTTCACAGGTTGTTTTGCGTAAGTCCGTCAGCTTTATCATCGGCTGGATTGGGTTAGTCGCAATCGTTATGTGTGGAATCATCCTACAAGTATCTACCGTGTTCCCAGGGTACGCCGCACTTTGGCCGACCGTTGCTGCCATCTTCATCATCTTGGCCGGCAACAACGGAGGTACCTTTGGAGTCCACAGATTCCTAAGCCTAAAGCCATTAGCAAAACTCGGCAACCTTTCTTATGCCCTTTACCTATGGCACTGGCCAATCTTGGTCTTTTATTTCATTATTTCAGGCAAAGAGACAGTTCCATTGCTAGATGGATTAATCATTATCTTTGCATCAATAACCTTGTCATACATTACAACCAACCTAATTGAAAAACCAATTCGTTCCATGAAAAAAGAAAGCCCGAAGTGGAAGCGCGGGTCGGTAGTTATTGCTTGCATGGTGCCGGTTGTGCTGACTGCGTCACTTTGGGCGAATCAAATTAATAAGGCAGAAGCGGAACTTGCCAACCTTGTTGAGAATGAAGAATACCCAGGTGCTCTTGAGGCGTTTTCCAATAATGTCGTGGAGGATGTCCCTGTCTTGCCAACACCACTGCAGGCACAGAACGATCTTCCAAAGGTCTATGAGGACGAGTGTCATCAGTCATTAGAGAACTCGGAAGTAATAGCCTGTGAATATGGAGAAACAGATAACCCTGAATATACAGTTGCTCTTGTTGGTGGATCTCATTCAGCACAATGGCTGCCTGCACTGGAGGAATTTGCCCAAGAAGAGAAGATTAAGGTCATCAATTACACGAAAAGTGCTTGTCGTTTTACTGGTGAAGAAGTGAATGCAAGTACATCGGAATCTTGTTATGAGTGGAACAAGGAATTGATTCAGACACTTGTATCAACTAAACCGGATTTAGTATTTACGACGGCTGATGTTGGTCGTAAGGCGGAGGTGCCGGAAGGATTTGTTCAGCAGTGGGTAACTCTTAATGAAGCAAACATTCCTGTCTTCGCACTAAGAGACAATGCTTGGTTTGAATTCAATGTGCCGTCTTGTGTGGAGGAAAAGGGAGAGGATTCCTTAGAATGTGCGCAAGAGAGGGAAAAGGCACTGCCTTCTGAGAGTCCGTTCAGTAAATTAGAGTCCGTACCAGCTAATGTAAACTATGTGGATTTGACGGATTACTTGTGTGATGAGGACTATTGCAAACCGGTTAAAGGAAATGTACTGGTCTATAGAGATAAACACCACATTACAGCAACATATGCTAAGACGATGGCTCCCATCCTGAAAAAGGAACTCTTCGCTGTGTTGAATAAATAA
- the fabZ gene encoding 3-hydroxyacyl-ACP dehydratase FabZ codes for MLDINEIKAIIPHRYPFLLIDRIVEIEEGQRAIGIKNVTANEEFFNGHFPEFPVMPGVLIVEALAQVGAVAMLKKEENKGRLAFFTGIDNCRFKKQVVPGDQLRLEVEMTRVRGSIGKGKGIATVDGQLVCELEMMFALGPKQ; via the coding sequence ATGCTTGATATTAACGAAATAAAGGCAATCATTCCACATAGATATCCATTCCTTTTAATCGACAGAATCGTCGAAATTGAAGAAGGACAACGTGCAATAGGTATCAAAAACGTGACAGCAAACGAAGAGTTCTTCAACGGCCACTTTCCAGAGTTCCCGGTAATGCCTGGAGTTCTAATAGTGGAAGCATTAGCCCAAGTGGGTGCAGTAGCCATGCTGAAAAAAGAAGAAAACAAAGGACGCCTTGCTTTCTTCACAGGCATTGATAACTGCCGCTTCAAGAAACAAGTAGTTCCTGGGGACCAACTTCGCCTAGAGGTCGAAATGACAAGAGTACGTGGCAGCATCGGTAAAGGGAAAGGGATCGCAACAGTTGATGGCCAACTCGTCTGTGAACTGGAAATGATGTTTGCATTAGGGCCAAAGCAGTAA
- a CDS encoding rod shape-determining protein, with protein MFARDIGIDLGTANVLIHVKGKGIVLNEPSVVALDTNTGKVLAVGEEARKMVGRTPGNIVAMRPLKDGVIADFEVTEAMLKHFIKKLNVKGFLSKPRILICCPTNITSVEQKAIREAAEKSGGKKIYLEEEPKVAAIGAGMDIFQPSGNMVVDIGGGTTDVAVLSMGDIVTASSIKMAGDKFDAEILQHIKKKYKLLIGERTAENIKIEIATVFPGGRNESIDIRGRDMVSGLPQTITVTSTEIEEALRESVQVIVQAAKSVLERTPPELSADIIDRGVILTGGGALLHGMDQLLAEELKVPVLVAEQPMDCVAIGTGIMLDHIDRLPSKSFA; from the coding sequence ATGTTTGCAAGAGATATCGGAATTGACCTGGGTACGGCGAACGTACTCATCCACGTAAAAGGAAAAGGGATCGTACTGAACGAGCCTTCTGTAGTAGCACTTGACACGAACACAGGCAAAGTATTGGCAGTAGGAGAAGAAGCCCGTAAGATGGTAGGTCGTACACCTGGAAACATCGTCGCAATGCGTCCGCTAAAAGACGGTGTTATCGCAGACTTCGAAGTAACAGAAGCAATGCTCAAACACTTCATCAAAAAACTAAACGTAAAAGGCTTCCTTTCTAAACCGCGCATCCTGATTTGCTGCCCGACAAACATCACGTCTGTTGAGCAAAAAGCAATCAGAGAAGCGGCAGAAAAGAGCGGCGGCAAGAAAATTTACTTAGAAGAAGAGCCAAAAGTAGCAGCAATCGGAGCGGGCATGGACATCTTCCAACCTAGTGGTAACATGGTAGTCGACATCGGTGGCGGAACAACAGACGTTGCAGTCCTTTCCATGGGCGACATCGTAACTGCTTCTTCCATTAAAATGGCCGGGGACAAGTTCGACGCAGAAATCCTTCAACACATCAAAAAGAAATACAAGCTTCTAATCGGTGAGCGCACAGCGGAAAACATCAAGATTGAAATTGCAACCGTATTCCCAGGCGGCCGCAACGAATCCATCGACATTCGCGGACGCGACATGGTAAGCGGACTTCCGCAAACGATTACTGTCACATCCACTGAAATCGAAGAAGCACTACGCGAATCCGTCCAAGTAATCGTTCAAGCGGCAAAAAGCGTCCTAGAACGCACACCACCTGAACTATCCGCAGACATTATCGACCGCGGCGTCATCCTGACAGGCGGAGGAGCACTCCTGCACGGAATGGACCAACTACTAGCAGAAGAACTAAAAGTCCCAGTACTAGTAGCAGAACAACCAATGGACTGCGTAGCAATCGGAACAGGCATCATGCTCGACCACATCGACCGCCTGCCATCCAAAAGCTTCGCCTAA